In the genome of Streptomyces collinus, one region contains:
- a CDS encoding DUF5304 domain-containing protein, whose amino-acid sequence MSEEPSPSGAAREEAADEVRASDADAWATACAEDLQAEKARRRTQYGKPPGSAADELKKLVDAVAEKLSGVQSPLLGAVAGPAAQQVVRQVVQQAKDAVEPVIERNPDVFDHLAAAGNELLAAYRSAVQAQERRWTGRDDQGDPRDQDGRRDGGDDAGPGERIDLD is encoded by the coding sequence ATGAGCGAAGAGCCCTCCCCGTCCGGCGCCGCCCGCGAAGAGGCCGCGGACGAGGTGCGGGCGAGCGACGCCGACGCCTGGGCGACCGCGTGCGCCGAGGACCTCCAGGCGGAGAAGGCCCGCCGCCGCACTCAGTACGGCAAACCCCCGGGCTCCGCGGCCGACGAGCTGAAGAAGCTCGTCGACGCCGTCGCGGAGAAACTCTCCGGCGTCCAGTCCCCGCTGCTCGGCGCGGTCGCGGGGCCCGCCGCCCAGCAAGTGGTCCGGCAGGTCGTCCAGCAGGCCAAGGACGCCGTGGAACCCGTCATCGAACGCAACCCGGACGTCTTCGACCACCTGGCGGCGGCCGGGAACGAACTGCTCGCCGCCTACCGCTCCGCCGTCCAGGCCCAGGAGCGCCGCTGGACCGGCCGCGACGATCAAGGCGACCCCCGTGACCAGGACGGACGCCGGGACGGCGGCGACGACGCCGGTCCCGGGGAGCGCATCGACCTGGACTGA
- a CDS encoding ArsA family ATPase, translating to MRTILITGPGGSGRTTLAAATALAAAAEGTRTLVLGTDRTDSLGAALGVPTGPAPVQAAPGLTAWRPDAAQDFRKDLTALQDRASTALDLLGASRLDPDELTPLPGAEELALLRALRDAALSEKYDTLVVDLPPAPQALALLALPEELRRYLRRLLPAERQAARALRPVLGRLAGVPMPAEWLYETAGRWDLELAAVEAVVADRDTVVRLVAEPGPAGAEALRTAGLGLALRGLRTDVVIANRVLPEASPDTWLAGPVAQQRKTLEEWRESHDVRTVAHLGHDPRGTDDLTALAVPGVQPAPPAADWPVTDRLDADGVLVWQIPLPGAIREELDLVRRGDELVVTAGRFRRIVPLPSALRRCTVDGAALREGELRIRFVPDPGLWPQSR from the coding sequence ATGCGCACCATCCTGATCACCGGCCCCGGCGGCAGCGGTCGTACCACCCTCGCGGCCGCGACCGCCCTGGCCGCGGCGGCCGAGGGCACCCGCACCCTCGTCCTCGGCACCGACCGCACGGACAGTCTCGGTGCCGCCCTGGGGGTGCCGACCGGCCCGGCCCCGGTCCAGGCCGCCCCCGGGCTCACCGCCTGGCGCCCCGACGCCGCCCAGGACTTCCGCAAGGACCTCACCGCACTCCAGGACCGCGCCTCCACCGCCCTGGACCTCCTCGGCGCCTCCCGCCTCGACCCCGACGAACTCACCCCCCTGCCCGGCGCCGAGGAACTGGCCCTGCTGCGCGCCCTGCGCGACGCCGCGCTGTCGGAGAAGTACGACACCCTCGTCGTCGACCTCCCCCCGGCCCCGCAGGCCCTCGCCCTCCTCGCCCTGCCCGAGGAACTCCGCCGCTACCTGCGCCGGCTGCTCCCGGCCGAACGGCAGGCCGCCCGCGCCCTGCGCCCCGTCCTCGGCCGCCTCGCCGGCGTCCCCATGCCCGCCGAGTGGCTCTACGAGACGGCCGGCCGCTGGGACCTGGAACTGGCCGCCGTCGAAGCGGTCGTCGCCGACCGGGACACCGTCGTACGTCTGGTCGCCGAGCCCGGCCCGGCCGGTGCCGAAGCGCTGCGCACCGCCGGCCTCGGCCTCGCCCTGCGCGGTCTGCGCACCGACGTCGTGATCGCCAACCGCGTCCTGCCCGAGGCGTCCCCGGACACCTGGCTCGCCGGCCCCGTCGCCCAGCAGCGCAAGACACTGGAGGAGTGGCGGGAGTCCCACGACGTCCGCACCGTGGCCCACCTCGGACACGACCCGCGCGGCACCGACGACCTCACCGCCCTCGCCGTGCCCGGCGTGCAGCCGGCACCCCCCGCGGCCGACTGGCCCGTGACCGACCGGCTCGACGCAGACGGCGTCCTCGTCTGGCAGATCCCGCTACCCGGTGCCATACGCGAGGAACTGGACCTCGTCCGGCGCGGCGACGAACTCGTCGTCACGGCGGGGCGGTTCCGCCGGATCGTCCCGCTGCCCTCCGCGCTGCGCCGCTGCACCGTCGACGGGGCCGCCCTGCGCGAGGGCGAGCTGCGGATCCGCTTCGTGCCCGACCCCGGACTGTGGCCGCAGAGCAGGTGA
- a CDS encoding SRPBCC family protein encodes MAEHTSSSITIEAAPADVMAVISDFARYPDWTGEVKEAEVLKTDAQGRAEQVRLVMDAGAIKDDQVLGYTWTGENEVSWTLVKSQMLRSLDGSYILKPSGAGGTEVTYVLTVDVKIPMLGMIKRKAEKVIIDRALAGLKKRVEAGK; translated from the coding sequence ATGGCGGAACACACCAGCTCGAGCATCACCATCGAGGCCGCCCCGGCCGACGTCATGGCGGTCATCTCCGACTTCGCCCGCTACCCGGACTGGACCGGCGAGGTGAAGGAGGCGGAGGTCCTCAAGACCGACGCCCAGGGCCGCGCCGAGCAGGTCCGTCTCGTCATGGACGCGGGCGCGATCAAGGACGACCAGGTCCTCGGGTACACCTGGACCGGCGAGAACGAGGTGTCCTGGACGCTGGTGAAGTCCCAGATGCTGCGCTCCCTCGACGGCTCGTACATCCTCAAGCCGTCCGGCGCGGGCGGCACGGAGGTCACGTACGTCCTGACCGTGGACGTCAAGATCCCCATGCTCGGCATGATCAAGCGCAAGGCGGAGAAGGTCATCATCGACCGGGCGCTGGCCGGGCTGAAGAAGCGGGTCGAAGCGGGCAAGTAG